One window from the genome of Candidatus Synechococcus calcipolaris G9 encodes:
- a CDS encoding PstS family phosphate ABC transporter substrate-binding protein, giving the protein MMFNNFVDRWIKAGVLTLTLALVGCGGTNDSSESSMDPSLKTIAIDGSSTVYPISKAMAAAFTATKEGENADISVKFSGTSAGFREFCTGKTDISDASRPILIAELNQCIQNGVPFIEIPIAFDALTIAVNPENTWLKELSVQELATLWQKASEQKLTRWNQLRPDFPDTPVILWGPGGDSGTFDYFNEAILGDSRGARADYTGSEDDDEIVAGIAANANALGYLPFAYFEANTSKLRAIPINNGQGAIAPGLETVQSSEYQPLSRPLFLYVNAQKAQEKPLLRQFLEFYLETAPEIVTQVGYVPLTEEGYQLANLQFIRGEVGTAFKGVPEPDVTIEELLRRQVIFQDSQASAPGQ; this is encoded by the coding sequence TCTTCAATGGATCCAAGCTTAAAAACCATTGCCATTGACGGGTCAAGTACGGTCTATCCCATTTCCAAGGCTATGGCAGCGGCATTTACCGCAACAAAAGAGGGGGAGAATGCCGATATTTCGGTTAAGTTTTCGGGAACATCCGCCGGATTTCGGGAATTTTGTACGGGCAAAACGGATATTAGTGATGCGTCTCGGCCCATCTTGATTGCAGAACTCAACCAATGTATCCAAAATGGCGTACCCTTTATTGAAATTCCCATTGCCTTTGATGCCCTTACTATTGCAGTCAATCCTGAAAACACCTGGCTTAAGGAGCTTTCCGTACAAGAACTGGCAACGCTGTGGCAAAAAGCTTCGGAGCAAAAACTGACTCGTTGGAATCAACTCCGCCCTGATTTTCCCGATACGCCAGTGATTTTATGGGGCCCAGGGGGAGATTCGGGAACCTTTGATTATTTTAATGAAGCAATTTTAGGGGATTCTCGTGGGGCACGGGCGGACTATACCGGCAGCGAGGATGACGATGAAATTGTGGCGGGCATTGCGGCAAATGCTAATGCGCTGGGCTATTTACCCTTTGCCTATTTTGAAGCCAATACATCTAAACTGCGGGCGATCCCGATTAATAATGGTCAAGGGGCGATCGCTCCGGGGTTAGAAACAGTGCAATCCAGTGAGTACCAACCCCTTTCACGGCCGCTATTTCTCTATGTGAATGCCCAAAAGGCCCAGGAAAAGCCACTATTGCGTCAATTTCTGGAGTTTTATTTAGAAACGGCCCCTGAGATTGTCACCCAGGTGGGGTATGTTCCCCTGACGGAGGAGGGCTATCAACTGGCTAACCTTCAGTTTATTCGTGGGGAAGTGGGGACAGCCTTCAAGGGGGTTCCTGAACCAGATGTCACCATTGAAGAACTCCTGCGCCGCCAGGTTATTTTCCAAGATAGTCAGGCCAGTGCTCCCGGCCAATAG
- a CDS encoding GNAT family N-acetyltransferase, protein MTDMLVKLYNLEVDWPKIAAHNQQGIIYRQPLGSETHLILDWVKGRFSQGWVSEVSIALHQRPPRCVLAVEAGKLQGFACYDTAALGLFGPMGVDEAVRGQGIGTLLLQLTLWQMKEQGYAYAIIGWVGPTAFYERTVGAIAIPDSEPGLWASRLQAD, encoded by the coding sequence ATGACCGATATGTTGGTTAAGCTCTACAACCTAGAGGTAGATTGGCCCAAAATTGCGGCCCATAACCAGCAGGGCATTATCTATCGCCAACCCCTTGGCTCGGAAACCCATCTCATTTTAGATTGGGTAAAAGGCCGCTTCAGTCAGGGTTGGGTGAGTGAAGTAAGTATTGCCCTACACCAACGCCCGCCCCGCTGTGTTTTAGCCGTTGAAGCCGGAAAACTACAGGGATTTGCCTGCTACGATACGGCTGCCCTGGGATTATTTGGGCCCATGGGGGTGGATGAGGCTGTTCGTGGCCAGGGAATTGGCACCCTGCTGTTACAACTCACCCTCTGGCAAATGAAAGAACAGGGGTATGCCTATGCCATTATTGGTTGGGTTGGGCCCACTGCTTTTTATGAGCGCACCGTGGGGGCGATCGCCATTCCCGATTCCGAACCGGGACTATGGGCCAGCCGTCTACAAGCGGACTAA
- a CDS encoding adenosine deaminase: MALYAELHRHLGGSVVPRILWRYFQRNDPALAARFPDYENFEDFYTRPRESLEEYLELHTLVEGVQTPQTLPYFIYRLIRGAYIFENLAYLELRYTPFFRTDSQLSQTDRIDQMAEIVQIVGQACQIKDYPMVTSQILCMHSRLPYTVNRAILELAAQMPEYVCGIDLAGGDGAYGDRLDEFSELYQRARSLGLKTTGHLYETRQGCYADLLPYLQRIGHGIQIPLRYPELLPAIAARGQCLEVCPTTYFQTGTLEDYQDLRLIFERCFEAGVDVAICTDNAGLHNMRLPFEYENLLTQDILDFQELQACQKAAFRHAFAWPYPQPPMSLLTNLLQADHLTPIHDSSEPAPVLNVQPVS; this comes from the coding sequence ATGGCCCTTTACGCCGAACTCCACCGTCACCTAGGGGGATCCGTTGTCCCTCGTATTCTTTGGCGTTATTTTCAGCGGAATGATCCAGCCCTGGCAGCCCGGTTTCCTGACTACGAAAATTTTGAAGACTTTTATACCCGTCCCCGGGAATCCCTAGAAGAGTACCTAGAGTTACATACCCTAGTGGAAGGGGTACAAACGCCCCAAACCTTGCCCTACTTCATCTATCGTCTGATCCGTGGGGCCTACATTTTTGAAAATTTAGCCTACCTAGAACTACGCTATACACCCTTTTTCCGCACCGATTCCCAGCTTTCGCAAACGGATCGCATTGATCAGATGGCGGAGATCGTCCAAATTGTTGGGCAAGCCTGCCAGATCAAAGACTATCCGATGGTGACCAGCCAAATTCTCTGTATGCATTCCCGCTTACCCTACACCGTGAATCGGGCAATCCTCGAGTTGGCAGCCCAAATGCCTGAGTATGTTTGTGGTATTGACCTCGCCGGCGGAGATGGGGCCTACGGCGATCGCCTCGATGAATTTAGCGAACTTTACCAACGGGCCCGCTCCCTCGGCCTAAAAACAACGGGCCACCTCTACGAAACTCGCCAGGGATGCTATGCTGATTTGCTCCCCTATCTCCAGCGCATTGGCCATGGGATTCAAATTCCCCTGCGCTATCCCGAACTGCTGCCGGCGATCGCCGCTCGGGGCCAATGTCTAGAAGTTTGTCCCACCACCTATTTCCAGACGGGAACCTTAGAAGATTATCAGGATTTACGTCTGATCTTTGAGCGATGCTTTGAGGCGGGTGTTGATGTGGCCATTTGCACTGACAATGCCGGACTCCACAATATGCGCTTACCCTTTGAGTACGAAAACCTACTCACCCAGGATATTTTAGATTTCCAGGAGCTACAGGCCTGTCAAAAAGCGGCCTTCCGCCATGCCTTTGCCTGGCCCTATCCCCAACCCCCCATGTCCTTGCTAACCAACTTATTACAGGCCGATCATCTCACCCCCATCCACGACTCCTCGGAACCGGCCCCTGTCTTAAATGTCCAGCCGGTGTCGTGA
- the tmk gene encoding dTMP kinase: MSMGRFIVFEGTEGVGKSTQIQLAQEWLATSHWFKTLSKNCPSLDSPILATREPGGTALGQELRQILLHSKEDIPAIAELFLYGADRHQHIETQIRPHLVAGGVVLCDRFTGSTVAYQGYGRGIDLHLIHQINDIATAGLQPDLTLWLDLPPAIGLERTRQRSSTGDRLENLDLAFHQRVYDGFRALANQSPEQVIPIDAQQNLGAIASDIQHHLNQKFHLWYGS, from the coding sequence ATGTCAATGGGGCGATTCATTGTTTTTGAAGGCACTGAAGGCGTTGGCAAGTCTACTCAAATTCAGCTTGCTCAGGAATGGTTGGCCACCAGTCATTGGTTCAAAACCCTGTCCAAAAATTGCCCTAGTCTGGACTCACCCATTCTTGCTACCCGTGAACCGGGAGGAACCGCCCTCGGCCAGGAACTTCGTCAGATTTTGCTCCACAGTAAGGAAGATATTCCCGCCATTGCTGAATTATTTCTCTACGGAGCCGATCGCCATCAGCACATTGAAACCCAGATTCGTCCCCATTTAGTGGCGGGGGGCGTGGTTCTGTGCGATCGCTTTACCGGATCAACGGTGGCTTACCAGGGCTATGGACGGGGCATTGATCTCCACCTCATTCACCAGATTAATGACATTGCCACCGCTGGCTTGCAACCGGATTTAACCCTGTGGCTAGATTTACCGCCGGCCATTGGTCTAGAGCGTACCCGCCAACGAAGTTCTACGGGCGATCGCCTGGAAAACCTTGATCTAGCCTTTCATCAACGGGTGTACGACGGATTTAGGGCCCTAGCGAACCAATCCCCAGAACAGGTAATTCCCATTGATGCCCAGCAGAACCTAGGGGCGATCGCTAGTGACATTCAACATCACCTCAACCAAAAATTTCACCTCTGGTATGGCTCATAA
- a CDS encoding FHA domain-containing protein: protein MSDTTQDHHVLTIEDESGSRTLILKAATYSLGRDSSNGIVIKGKGVSRQHALLLRLPAPNGYQYRVVDGNSEGKASANGVLVNGKRSNSHNLKHRDEIYFGSGVRAVYEIVSMENSQFIQYLEPADYQSIKSSPKTSTSTTISEEDSQEQTLFNQVIPPELSEGAVAKSPVEQPAASTPNRPWWIIGVVAIILIALGAGLLLNREESSPPPEPASQEQS, encoded by the coding sequence ATGTCTGATACCACCCAAGATCACCATGTATTAACAATTGAAGATGAATCCGGGTCACGCACCTTGATTCTTAAGGCGGCAACCTACTCCTTGGGCCGAGATTCATCCAACGGGATCGTGATCAAGGGGAAAGGAGTTTCCCGGCAACATGCTCTTTTACTCCGCCTGCCGGCCCCTAATGGCTACCAATATCGGGTCGTAGATGGTAATTCCGAGGGTAAAGCCAGTGCCAATGGTGTTCTCGTCAATGGTAAACGCTCCAATAGCCATAATTTGAAGCATCGAGATGAAATTTACTTTGGTTCTGGGGTGCGGGCGGTTTACGAAATTGTGTCCATGGAAAACTCCCAGTTTATTCAGTACCTAGAACCGGCGGATTATCAAAGCATTAAATCTTCCCCCAAGACCTCAACTTCCACAACGATCAGTGAGGAAGATAGTCAAGAGCAAACCCTCTTTAATCAGGTGATACCACCGGAATTGAGTGAAGGAGCAGTGGCCAAGTCCCCGGTTGAACAACCTGCGGCTTCAACCCCCAACCGTCCTTGGTGGATCATAGGTGTGGTAGCGATTATCTTGATCGCCCTTGGAGCAGGACTTCTCTTAAACCGCGAGGAATCCTCACCGCCGCCCGAGCCTGCAAGCCAAGAACAGAGTTAG
- a CDS encoding Rpn family recombination-promoting nuclease/putative transposase yields the protein MRDNLCKYLAEKYPIAFTQWLLKDSSQDVSILKTELNLEPIRADSVTLVQTQNCILHLEFQVEPEPTLPLRMLDYWLRLYRTYHCEIVQVLILLRRTRVYVPDVFELPTTLHRYRVIKLWEEDPNQFFNIPALLPFAVLGKTQNEEALLQAVAHRIGEIESVQARQELSTVVQLLAGLQYSKELIQTIFREGMMRESVIYQEILQEGERKGLQQGLQRGRQEGRQEGRQEGRQEGQREEACTLILRQLNRRLGRLPDRFVSQIDDLSLDQLESLGEALLDFQDLHDLESWLGSRPSS from the coding sequence ATGCGTGACAACCTTTGTAAGTATCTAGCGGAAAAATATCCCATCGCCTTTACCCAGTGGCTCCTCAAGGATTCCTCGCAAGATGTTTCCATCCTGAAAACCGAACTGAACCTAGAACCCATCCGCGCCGATTCCGTGACATTGGTACAGACCCAAAACTGTATTCTCCATCTAGAATTTCAAGTAGAGCCAGAGCCGACATTGCCTCTGCGGATGCTGGACTATTGGCTGAGACTCTATCGTACCTATCACTGTGAGATTGTCCAGGTCTTGATCTTGCTACGACGGACAAGGGTTTATGTGCCCGATGTCTTTGAGTTGCCAACGACGCTCCATCGCTATCGAGTGATTAAACTCTGGGAAGAAGACCCCAATCAATTTTTTAATATTCCTGCCCTATTACCATTTGCCGTATTAGGAAAAACCCAGAACGAGGAAGCCCTATTACAAGCCGTCGCCCATAGAATTGGTGAAATTGAATCAGTTCAAGCGCGGCAAGAATTGAGTACCGTCGTTCAACTATTGGCTGGGCTACAGTACAGTAAGGAGCTTATTCAAACCATTTTTAGGGAGGGGATGATGCGCGAATCGGTGATTTATCAAGAGATTCTCCAGGAAGGGGAACGTAAAGGACTTCAACAAGGTCTCCAACGTGGACGACAGGAGGGACGACAAGAGGGACGACAAGAGGGACGACAAGAGGGTCAACGGGAGGAAGCCTGTACCCTCATCCTGCGTCAACTAAACCGACGATTAGGGCGTCTTCCAGATCGCTTTGTCAGCCAGATTGATGATCTATCCCTGGATCAATTGGAATCCTTGGGGGAAGCCCTCTTAGATTTTCAAGACCTCCATGATCTAGAGAGTTGGCTAGGATCACGACCCAGCAGTTAG
- the psaM gene encoding photosystem I reaction center subunit XII, with protein MTLTDTQVYVALVVALVPAILAFRLSTELYK; from the coding sequence ATGACCCTCACCGATACCCAAGTCTACGTCGCCTTAGTTGTTGCCTTAGTTCCCGCTATCCTCGCGTTTCGTCTTTCCACTGAGCTATATAAATAA
- a CDS encoding precorrin-2 C(20)-methyltransferase, producing the protein MAGTLYGLSVGPGDPELITVKALGILQRVPVVAFPAGLGGKLGIAEGIAAPWLTPQQIRLPLDFPYVQDGAILRAAWQRAAQRVLEHLDQGEDVAFVCEGDVGFYSTFAYLAETLRQESNPIPIQIEIIPGVCSPLAAAAMVGQPLTLGGDRLVILPAMYCAEELEQVCGWADTVVLLKVRSVYPQVWQVLHRLHLLNRAVVVTWATTAKQRIYRNLEYDLHLELPYFSIMIIQISNPRDANLKTW; encoded by the coding sequence ATGGCAGGGACGCTCTACGGCTTGAGTGTGGGCCCCGGTGATCCCGAATTAATTACCGTTAAAGCCCTAGGTATTTTGCAGCGGGTTCCCGTGGTTGCCTTTCCCGCCGGCCTTGGGGGGAAACTGGGGATTGCCGAAGGAATTGCCGCCCCTTGGTTAACCCCCCAGCAGATTCGTTTACCCCTAGATTTTCCCTATGTGCAGGATGGAGCCATTTTAAGGGCAGCCTGGCAACGGGCCGCCCAGCGGGTCTTAGAACACCTGGATCAGGGAGAAGATGTGGCCTTTGTCTGTGAGGGAGATGTGGGGTTTTACAGTACCTTTGCCTATCTAGCTGAAACGCTACGCCAAGAATCTAATCCCATTCCCATCCAAATTGAGATCATTCCGGGGGTGTGTTCTCCCTTGGCGGCAGCGGCAATGGTGGGTCAACCCTTAACCCTGGGGGGCGATCGCCTGGTTATTTTACCGGCGATGTACTGTGCTGAAGAGTTGGAACAGGTTTGTGGTTGGGCGGATACGGTGGTCTTATTAAAGGTGCGATCGGTCTATCCCCAAGTGTGGCAGGTACTCCATCGTCTGCATCTGTTGAATCGAGCGGTGGTCGTCACTTGGGCAACCACAGCGAAACAGCGCATCTACCGTAACCTAGAGTACGATTTGCACTTAGAATTACCGTACTTCTCAATCATGATCATTCAAATTTCCAATCCACGGGATGCAAATCTAAAGACTTGGTAA
- the feoB gene encoding ferrous iron transport protein B, whose product MSEPTARIALVGMPNTGKSTFFNRITGAAARVANWPGITVDLAQATVTLNGQPTTIVDLPGIYDLAGEAADEAIVRQFLTTVPVRLVLIILNASQIHHQIRLVLQIKAWGVPALVLLNMADEAQRYGIKIDPHLLSQTLGLPVTLLSAKYGGGYLEAYGEISRALEQSAAAIAPLGNPETPLALAPITPEAIDELLQDGVQVSPRAGEDINQRLDSFLLHPLWGLPLFFLGIFLLFEAVWFFGLRLQEILSDSFVWFQEQVLTVALADLSPGWQGFFIDGIYGGIVTVAAFVPLVIIFFTVMAFIEDSGYLSRSAYLMDGLMARLGLDGRSFVLSLMGFGCNVPALMGTRVIRSPGLRLLTMLVIPFSLCSARLQVFVFMAACLFDHRLGPIIIVSLYLWSCVAAMGTALLFRGQFPNDESFVLELPPYRLPTVSQIFSRAWGEVRHFLQRASGFIITGVIGVWGLTHFPLNVEPASLQTWAGQIGAGLQPLLAPVGINAQLTIALIFGFVAKEIVVGSLAVIYHLQGSELQGAIAQQITPLQAYCFMLFTLLYTPCLSTLATLQTESKRWRFTLMATAYSLVLAWGVSGLIYQIGQGLGWH is encoded by the coding sequence GTGTCTGAACCCACAGCCCGCATTGCCTTGGTGGGAATGCCCAATACGGGAAAGTCAACATTTTTTAATCGGATTACGGGCGCGGCGGCCCGAGTAGCCAACTGGCCAGGCATAACAGTGGATTTGGCCCAGGCAACGGTGACCCTCAATGGCCAACCCACAACCATTGTCGATTTGCCCGGCATTTATGACCTCGCTGGAGAGGCTGCCGATGAAGCCATTGTCCGTCAATTTTTAACCACGGTTCCTGTTCGTCTCGTACTCATTATTTTGAATGCCAGTCAGATCCACCATCAGATTCGCTTGGTATTGCAAATTAAGGCCTGGGGAGTTCCCGCCCTGGTGTTGTTAAACATGGCCGATGAAGCCCAACGCTATGGTATTAAAATTGATCCCCACCTTCTGAGTCAAACATTGGGATTACCCGTGACCTTACTGAGTGCTAAGTATGGGGGTGGATACTTAGAGGCCTATGGAGAAATCAGTCGGGCCCTAGAGCAATCCGCGGCGGCGATCGCCCCCCTAGGGAATCCAGAGACTCCCCTTGCCCTAGCCCCCATTACCCCTGAAGCTATCGATGAACTTCTCCAGGATGGGGTTCAGGTGTCTCCCAGGGCTGGCGAGGATATCAATCAACGTCTAGATAGCTTTTTACTCCATCCCCTTTGGGGTCTACCTTTGTTTTTTCTTGGCATTTTCCTGTTGTTTGAGGCCGTATGGTTCTTCGGCTTGCGCCTACAGGAAATTCTCAGTGATAGCTTTGTCTGGTTCCAGGAACAGGTATTAACGGTGGCCTTGGCAGATTTATCTCCCGGTTGGCAGGGATTTTTCATCGATGGCATCTATGGCGGAATTGTCACCGTTGCGGCATTTGTGCCCTTGGTGATTATTTTCTTTACGGTGATGGCCTTTATTGAAGACAGTGGCTACCTCTCCCGCTCCGCCTATTTGATGGATGGCTTAATGGCCCGCCTTGGTTTGGATGGCCGCAGTTTTGTTTTGAGCTTGATGGGCTTTGGCTGCAATGTTCCCGCATTGATGGGAACTCGGGTGATCCGATCGCCAGGACTACGACTATTAACGATGCTAGTGATTCCCTTTTCCCTATGTTCGGCCCGGTTGCAGGTATTTGTGTTTATGGCGGCCTGTCTCTTTGATCATCGCTTGGGGCCAATCATTATTGTTTCCCTCTACCTCTGGAGTTGTGTGGCTGCCATGGGAACGGCCCTCCTTTTTCGGGGACAATTTCCCAACGATGAATCCTTTGTCCTAGAGCTTCCGCCCTACCGACTACCCACAGTCTCCCAAATTTTTAGCCGGGCCTGGGGTGAGGTACGCCATTTTCTTCAGCGGGCCAGTGGTTTTATTATTACCGGGGTGATTGGCGTGTGGGGATTAACCCATTTTCCCCTGAATGTGGAGCCGGCCAGTCTGCAAACCTGGGCCGGACAAATTGGTGCGGGATTGCAACCCCTCTTGGCTCCCGTAGGCATTAATGCCCAGTTGACCATTGCCTTGATTTTTGGTTTCGTGGCCAAGGAAATCGTCGTTGGCTCCTTGGCAGTTATTTACCATCTCCAAGGCAGTGAACTCCAAGGAGCGATCGCCCAGCAAATTACGCCATTACAAGCCTATTGTTTTATGCTGTTTACGCTTCTGTATACCCCCTGTCTGAGTACCCTAGCCACCCTGCAAACGGAATCTAAGCGTTGGCGGTTTACACTGATGGCAACGGCCTATTCCCTGGTTTTAGCCTGGGGAGTGAGTGGCCTCATCTACCAAATCGGCCAGGGCTTGGGTTGGCATTAA
- a CDS encoding GAF domain-containing protein translates to MTSSKSPQPPSNLTALVTAQKLLGRQSQAEDLWPIVLGYLKEQLGMNLIWFSLYSDAHRSLIGQGGDTPIGQASFLKQKVSLAAGSLLDQVVMQRQPVTIPNLQEENRIGEWRQVAIRLNIQGSVIMPIVQGRECLGVALLGSSRWGEALRGEDLTYATLLFNALGSDLRRLQAQTPVEPPGKTASGSLVQLLQQFSHAGTLSQRIDLLLQDIHQHIQPVRTSLFWRDIDQPIYRRRTFTTGKPLGREAQRQPLTITQTELASFYSALMAGQIVAVSDAQGAVSSTTPVRLIQMLNTQALLAAPVIVGPDLTGFITLEMSKPHVWPENNKQDLKTACNLLSLAAPVERAEHQLLQTKESQGLLTDLTHAICQEQDWKRVLEQAGQDLANSVQASMVLLLIHEPISHRFTVQLQHPRSRGRITLEPFPPLSEMDWQLLEASAVAIALDDIQHELRLHSWKETFNKLGLRSLLFCQTTPGNPLEAVLIAGRTETSPWTRQEQNSLQQVAQCLGLLSHQWQLQRQSEQQQHLYNSMQTGLMAMQKTQNLDRLELTGLQNIMTLLQAPLVALVTWPPGQTTGWIVAPPPSHQRFGINTNVEINIYDDPLIHAALVSSQAGTEVDRYSGLISQTVEELDSRSRQWLSGPDIGQVLALALRTDPEYEPSGVLVVADRRDRLWSESHLESLVTLTNHLAWAHRSTCLLQVLTQGWQTLETLNWYKHRRVEELYQNIAKTSNQFNEWLRQRYDVADPLLKRWGREIQSQLEFLPKLLTEETWKLEFSQSSIGLAVLLKRNLDRLEPWVKKKQLWTQVHSQEVLTLHGDIPKIELILYEVLLAACQRSHSKGRIDIWCKRNPSEAKDTPDWLEISITDNGEIDPRLIIDLHHIDHLDWLAPSSLDHPPGRHLKSCFYVAQQLGGVLDMYKLEDERVLTRLILPLIAPETESV, encoded by the coding sequence ATGACGTCCTCAAAGTCGCCTCAACCCCCATCAAATTTAACGGCTCTTGTAACGGCTCAGAAACTTTTGGGTCGTCAGTCCCAGGCGGAAGACCTTTGGCCCATTGTCTTGGGCTACTTAAAAGAGCAACTGGGCATGAATTTAATCTGGTTCTCACTCTATAGTGATGCCCATCGGAGCTTAATTGGTCAAGGCGGTGATACTCCCATTGGTCAAGCATCATTCTTAAAACAAAAAGTCTCCCTAGCGGCGGGTAGTCTCCTCGATCAGGTGGTGATGCAGCGTCAACCCGTCACTATTCCCAATTTGCAGGAAGAAAACCGAATCGGGGAATGGCGACAAGTGGCTATCCGCCTGAATATTCAGGGTAGTGTGATTATGCCCATTGTCCAGGGACGGGAATGTTTGGGGGTTGCCCTCCTTGGTTCTAGCCGTTGGGGAGAAGCCTTGCGGGGCGAAGATTTAACCTATGCCACGCTGTTATTTAATGCCCTCGGCTCGGATCTGCGACGCTTGCAAGCCCAAACGCCCGTGGAACCGCCTGGGAAAACCGCATCAGGTTCCTTGGTGCAGTTATTGCAACAGTTTAGCCATGCGGGAACTCTTAGCCAGCGGATTGATCTCCTGCTCCAGGATATTCACCAACACATCCAACCTGTTCGCACCAGTTTATTTTGGCGAGATATAGATCAACCCATCTATCGTCGTCGCACCTTTACCACGGGTAAGCCCTTGGGACGTGAAGCCCAACGCCAACCCTTAACCATTACTCAAACAGAATTAGCGAGTTTTTATAGTGCCCTGATGGCGGGCCAGATTGTTGCCGTCAGTGATGCCCAAGGGGCAGTGAGTAGCACCACTCCAGTGCGATTGATACAAATGCTCAATACCCAAGCATTGTTAGCAGCGCCAGTAATTGTCGGCCCAGATTTAACTGGATTCATTACCCTGGAGATGTCCAAGCCCCATGTTTGGCCAGAAAACAATAAACAAGACCTAAAAACCGCCTGCAATCTACTCTCCTTGGCTGCCCCCGTGGAGCGGGCCGAGCATCAACTGTTGCAAACCAAAGAAAGTCAGGGACTTCTCACGGATCTGACCCATGCCATTTGTCAAGAACAGGACTGGAAAAGGGTTTTAGAACAGGCGGGACAAGATTTGGCCAATAGTGTCCAGGCCTCCATGGTCTTACTGTTGATCCATGAGCCAATTAGCCATCGATTTACCGTCCAACTCCAACATCCCCGCAGCCGTGGTCGTATTACCTTAGAACCCTTTCCTCCCCTGAGTGAGATGGATTGGCAATTGCTTGAAGCCAGTGCGGTAGCCATTGCCCTGGATGATATTCAACACGAACTCCGCCTCCATTCCTGGAAAGAGACGTTTAATAAATTAGGGTTGCGATCGCTCCTTTTTTGCCAAACAACCCCTGGGAATCCCCTTGAAGCCGTCTTAATTGCTGGGCGCACGGAAACATCCCCTTGGACTCGCCAAGAACAAAATTCCCTACAACAGGTGGCCCAATGCTTGGGGTTACTGAGTCATCAGTGGCAACTACAACGGCAAAGTGAGCAACAACAGCACCTCTATAACTCCATGCAAACGGGTTTAATGGCGATGCAAAAAACCCAAAATTTAGATCGCCTAGAGCTGACAGGTCTGCAAAATATTATGACGTTACTTCAGGCTCCCTTGGTGGCCTTAGTGACGTGGCCGCCGGGGCAAACCACAGGTTGGATTGTAGCACCGCCCCCCAGCCATCAACGATTTGGCATTAACACCAATGTTGAAATCAATATCTACGACGATCCCCTAATCCATGCAGCCCTAGTGTCGTCCCAGGCGGGAACGGAGGTGGATCGCTATTCGGGCCTCATTAGTCAAACGGTGGAGGAACTAGATAGCCGTAGTCGGCAATGGTTAAGTGGCCCAGATATTGGTCAAGTCCTGGCCTTAGCCCTACGAACGGATCCGGAATATGAGCCATCGGGGGTATTAGTTGTGGCCGATCGCCGCGATCGCCTCTGGTCTGAAAGCCATTTAGAATCCCTCGTCACACTCACAAATCATTTAGCCTGGGCCCACCGCTCCACCTGTTTGCTGCAAGTTTTAACCCAGGGATGGCAAACCCTAGAAACCCTAAATTGGTACAAACATCGGCGGGTGGAAGAACTGTATCAAAATATTGCTAAAACCTCGAATCAATTCAATGAATGGCTGCGCCAACGCTACGATGTTGCCGATCCGCTCCTAAAGCGTTGGGGCCGGGAAATACAATCGCAGTTAGAATTTCTACCCAAGTTGTTAACCGAAGAAACCTGGAAGTTAGAGTTCAGTCAAAGTTCAATCGGTCTAGCGGTTTTACTGAAACGCAATCTGGATCGCCTTGAACCCTGGGTAAAAAAGAAACAACTCTGGACCCAAGTCCATAGCCAAGAAGTGCTGACACTCCACGGGGATATTCCCAAAATTGAACTCATTCTTTACGAAGTTCTCCTTGCGGCTTGTCAACGCTCCCACTCCAAGGGCCGGATTGATATTTGGTGTAAGCGGAATCCCTCGGAAGCCAAAGACACCCCTGACTGGCTAGAGATCTCCATTACGGATAATGGTGAAATTGATCCCCGCCTAATCATTGATCTTCACCACATTGATCACCTAGATTGGCTGGCTCCCTCGAGCTTGGATCATCCCCCCGGCCGCCATCTCAAATCCTGCTTTTATGTGGCCCAACAGCTAGGGGGGGTTTTAGATATGTATAAGCTAGAAGATGAACGGGTCTTAACTCGCTTGATATTGCCCTTGATTGCCCCTGAGACTGAGAGTGTCTGA